A DNA window from Mytilus edulis chromosome 14, xbMytEdul2.2, whole genome shotgun sequence contains the following coding sequences:
- the LOC139502895 gene encoding uncharacterized protein, with translation MTLKMSAEVIVIMFLVSVQICQGKISVTYSFPTDSCVSDPYLVDGNTMVYMKFEGDFGSQECRQMSFTFPKSVFYSYKLCVTELYYSSLKCQSKIWSWVNYDYDYDNAAYNEEQISGEGCSRNSYDSNTMFSRCLYGSQLQISFKLRKLEKVVQDNVNDTFKFQIETKWDYNYDMIGVLTGGIVGLCIFTGIGICLCINCRRRKRVTGRYCGTCPTYIHSCWKFMKEGLAQGISGELSAAGILLCSCVICRRQNCKQQEQDQCEKVTIETVDTSTDSETKWETVTGFKDQDTAPLCDS, from the exons aTTCATTTCCAACTGATTCGTGTGTCAGTGATCCATATCTTGTTGACGGAAATACCATGGTTTACATGAAGTTTGAAGGGGATTTCGGCAGCCAGGAATGTAGACAAATGTCATTCACATTTCCAAAATCTgtcttttattcatataaattgtGCGTGACGGAGCTATACTATAGTAGCCTAAAATGTCAGAGTAAAATTTGGTCTTGGGTTAACTACGACTACGACTACGACAATGCTGCTTATAATGAGGAACAG aTATCGGGAGAAGGCTGCTCAAGAAATTCGTATGATTCAAACACAATGTTCTCACGGTGTTTATACGGTTCTCAACTTCAAATTTCATTTAAGTTGAGAAAATTAGAGAAAGTGGTCCAAGACAATGTAAATGACACTTTTAAGtttcaaattgaaacaaaatggGATTACAATT ATGACATGATTGGTGTTCTTACCGGTGGCATTGTAGGACTGTGTATTTTCACTGGAATAGGAATTTGTTTGTGTATCAATTGTCGCCGTAGAAAACGAGTAACAGGAAGATACTGTGGCACATGTCCCACATATATACACAGTTGCTGGA AGTTCATGAAAGAAGGGTTAGCACAAGGCATCTCAGGAGAATTGTCTGCAGCTGGTATATTGTTATGTTCCTGTGTAATTTGTAGACGACAAAATTGTAAACAACAGGAACAAGATCAATGTGAAAAAG ttACCATTGAAACTGTTGACACCTCAACTGATTCAGAGACCAAATGGGAAACCGTCACGGGCTTTAAAGATCAAGACACAGCTCCATTGTGTGACAGTTAA